A region of the Hyperolius riggenbachi isolate aHypRig1 chromosome 9, aHypRig1.pri, whole genome shotgun sequence genome:
tcactactgcagccaaatagattagcagggcaactagtattgtttaaaaggaaataaatatggcagcctccatatcactctcacccgggttcacgtcaaattacagttagctccgccctcatctggtcatggccacgcccatttttgccgcggcgcgcatgttatagcgccacccattttttgcttctttactttttttttgggggggggggggtgtcttataatacccagcatcgggtgtcaaatgccctaggtacgccactgtcgcaaagcacttgaaaaagcgcttttgtTGAGATTTTTCCCagcgctttgatgaataaatacattgtgtttattcttttcccggtcaaagagttcacttcctgacttgcgtcagcaagtgaaaaaacaaatcactctgcaaaagggcTTAGAAaggtgctgtaaaaaaaaaaccctaatgcGCGGGTAAGTTCCGGGAGGTGCTAAAAAATCACAAAATTGTAAAGCGCTGGCTTCAGCAATTCCAATTTTAgatatgaacaaggccttagagaaCAGTGATATTGGGACACAGTATTTGgttctagtctagtttaggggacacagcaggaaaccttatagggaaattctgctaacgtgCTGTGATTGgacaactgttccctatgagaattcctgctgggttccctaaagtagactagtgacCAATGTTTTAGAGAACCAGCCCAGTGTCCAAACGCTCAGCGCttcttgaagtgatttttcagagcgattctaggcatatgcctagtgattttcggagcgttttggtgtagtgttttgtttgtagagctgtaactgaacagcttctgtaacaaaaacgcttggataatcgctctgatctggcgcttttcagagcgattttctactttcccatactttacattgaggctgaatcacctcaaaAAAGCGCAGGAAATGCTGCAAGACCCGCGTTTGCGTTTGTGAGAAAATCGCATTGCTCTGTTGTGATCATCCCAttcagatacattagccaagtgctttccaAAGCGCTAGCTTTTTTTTAAAAGCGGTTAGAAGcaatcttggtgtgcaccagccctcactcaaGTTTCCCATCCCATTTCTCACACATTTCAGATAGTGTAATATTGTTTCAATAAACTGGATTGATTGGATTCAAATAAAAGCGAgactaggcctcgttcacatcatttagcgcagatggctgtgcgattggaacgcaacgcgtccgatcgcacgccatctgcgctcctatgcgctgcgctgcagattccATTCAttgcaatgaatgggatctgcgctgcgattcccaaaaatgcgagcagcacgcgatagcgcaaacgcgctgccacgcagcgcatatgatgggaacggtataagggctgtctatgcccttctaccgttcttgcgtgtcgcacactatacgcgctgccaaaatgcgcacggcagcgtgtatagtctgaacgagattTTCTCAGTACGTTAAAGCaaactctgatttttttttttcagatcttgTCTTCCACAAGAGTCTCAACCAAAAGTGATAATTTTGGAACTTTTACTCAGCTTTGGagatggggaaaaaaaggaacaagaaAGTCCCGATTAGTCGACGAGAGTTGGTGTTTGATGAAGAAAAGAGAAAGTGAGTTTATTTAAAATAAGAAATTAATATACAGTTTATATAGTATTGAGTTTGTATGGTTTTGTAACCACAGGCATTTTTTTTGTGGATTTGCAAGTCTTCTCATGTTCCCACACAAGCTCAGAAGTGATGGTACCATGTGATTGTATCATGTGATGGTACCATGTGATTGTATCATGTGATGGTACCATGTGATTGTATCATGTGATGGTACCATGTGATTGTATCATGTGATGGTCCCATGTGATTGTATCATGTGATTGTATCATGTGATTGTATCATGTGATTGTATCATGTGATGGTCCCATGTGATGGTCCCATGTGATGGTCCCATGTGATGGTCCCATGTGATGGTCCCATGTGATGGTCCCATGTGATGGTCCCATGTGATGGTCCCATGTGATTGTACCATGTGATGGTCCCATGTGATTGTATCATGTGATGGTCCCATGTGATGGTCCCATGTGATGGTCCCATGTGATGGTCCCATGTGATGGTCCCATGTGATGGTCCCATGTGATTGTATCATGTGATGGTCCCATGTGATGGTCCCATGTGATGGTCCCATGTGATGGTCCCATGTGATGGTCCCATGTGATGGTCCCATGTGATGGTCCCATGTGATGGTACCATGTGATGGTCCCATGTGATGGTACCATGTGATGGTCCCATGTGATTGTATCATGTGATGGTCCCATGTGATTGTATCATGTGATGGTATCATGTGATGGTACCATGTGATTCAGTGCTGCACAAACAGGGTAGACAGGGAGAGTGTTGGTGGCACCAAGTgcgtaacaatagactctgcaagggatgcagctgaagggggacccagaagccacagagggccccatcctgagaggctgacaactaagggcaagatgagaaaaaactttctgctctctgcacaattgttctattgactgcatctgttcagccactgataagggatCTTACAAAGTGCTGCTCTACCCTATGTCCACCTTTGGTCCTATCTGCATATTTTCTCAATGCTCATGCACAGTGCGTATATATACTTGTAACTGCGTaagtgcagagtgctcccggccacATGAGCGCAAAGCACAAttgagcctattactggggctgattgcggccgaACAGCAGattgcaggaggacagcgagggattcgcacgtgtttatggggctggaggaagcattgGGTAAGTATCGAGTCTTGCACAGTAAAGGCCTGTGTTAAACTACGTACATATGCTACATGACACTTGCCCGAGGCTGCTGTTCAGGTgggaatctagcgtgtgtacaggtgtCTCCTGAAGTTACATAAAGATCCGTTCAGCTGGGTCTTTAGCGACGCCTTAGCCCATTGCCTCCCTCCTTACCCCGCCCACTGGAAGCTGTGCTGGCATCCCGCCtcctttctgcatagaaacagatGAACCACTCAGCCGTAACCACAGGATGCATCTGTAAAAAGCAGAGTCACCCAGAGTGACCCAGATCATGTGGTAAAGCTGGATGTGatcacagccaatcagagctttgcaaatctatcagctgaccaaacaagtcacatgcttctccatgacttctagaCATGGACCATAACTGCTTTGTATAGATATTGTATAATAAGCAATATCTACCAGCTGCCATTAGTaagcttcttcctcctcctcttccagagAATATCTGACCGGCTTCCATaaacgcaaactacagaggaggaaAGCCGCTGTGGAGGAAATCAAGCGCAAAAttaaggaagaacagaagaggatGAAGGACGAggtaaaattgataaaaaaattaaaaagtgtcTCCACAAATATGTAAATTAGCCACTTAgatttagagtggacctgaactctttcacaggacagaaggaaacatagaggaatgtaccctgtatgtatgtagagtttagcctgtttaattccccctcatttgtgtctaatcacaagttgtaatttgatctttcccctgtgtcacctgactgccatggcagagatggcagataggctaaTTTGGAAGCACAGAGTGTTAacaatatctctgcttccatgaaagcaggaagtagaaacatttcagatttattgcaggatttgtatcagctgtaacaaggacatgtttttctgtaaaagttattatgctgttgcttatcttttagagcagaaaggaagttctgagttcaggtccactttagcttTAACCACTTATTGGAGTGGCTACAGTATATCTTCGCCCTGtaagacttcatcttagctccaagggcgtagatatacgtacaTTGCCGCGATCGCAGGCTCGTCGTGCACGTTCTCATCGCCGGCGGTTAGTACACTGATCAGTGAGTCGGAAACATGGTCCACGTTTTGCAAAGCAATGTACCTTTTCCAGCTTTCTGCAGAGAGCTTTTTCCAGGTCAGATAATCCAGAAATGGCCATTTTCTTTGGTAGAATCCATTTTCAGGTTTGGAATATTTTTCTCTTATAAATGTCATTGAGATGCTTCTCTTCCCTTTCAGAGACATAAAGAATACATGAAGATGCTGAAGGAGAGAGTGGAGGCTTTAGGTAAGGATGTTTTAGCTTATTTTTACTCCTTTCGCtttgtggctggatggtataatggttctgcctctgacacagcagaccagggttctcaacttttcctgttcagtaagccagcacctattcagtaaggagaccttgggcaagactccctaacactgctactgcgtatAGAGCCCCaatggctacagctctggcacgttgagtccgccaggagaaaagcgctgtataaatgttctttgtcttgttTGTTGTCTGCTCATATTGTAAATCCATGCAGTAAAACCTATCATAGTAGTACACAAGGCAGACCCCGCATTCTCCACTTACAGCGTTGGCGTCCCCAGCTCAGATGAGGGCCGGGACTCTGCATGGAGGTTTTTGTTATCCCTaagtttgcatgggtttcctccaggcattcaCACTTCTCAAAAACATACTAGAAAGTTAATTGGTTTCTTGGCCAGAGATCTGTCCTGTCTGTACAGCATCGCACCCCCAAACTGACTCCCAATCACGTGTGTGTACTGTACCAAGCTTTAAGAAATCTTGAAATAAGAGgtgtatagaggctgccatgtttatttccttttaaacagttccagttgcctggcattcctgctgactatttggctgcagtagtgtctgaatcacaccagaaacaagcatgcgtctaatccagtcagatgtcagtcagagcacctgatctgttgcatgcttgttcaggggctctggctaaaagtattacagtagaggcagaggatcagcaggacagtcaggcaataacATAGTAACTGTTAATTATCATAGTAGTCACGCTATAGAAGTATTGCGGTCGCAATacttataataataattccttttttgtatagtgcttttctcctgtcggactcaaagcacttgcaaggcagccactagagcgcactcagtaggcagtagcagtgttagggagtcttgcccaaagatctccttactgaataggtgctggcttactgaacaggaagagccaagatttgaaccctggtctcctgtatcagaggcggagcccttaaagtggatccgagatgaacttttacacattgcataattgggttcctttcctattgtttatagggcattcctcaagccaaatactttgcttttgttttcatactcaaattccctataaactaaacaagccacgcctacagcttttcagagagccttggcactttcagacagtagcaaggcctcatgggagcttagtctgggcaggaggaggtattactagccagagattgcagaggggagggggttcGGGTTttgttgctcaagatgcagataagcctgcctctgtgtaatgtttacaaagaacatggctgctgccattgtatcacaggaagaaataatcatattctgttgaagctgtttgcagctagatttgctgtgtaaactatctaaactttagataatatatatagacaagttacttgttatagttagtttttcatctcggatccgctttaaccattacaccatccagccactcttCACAGCAGCACCAGCATTTAAAGGAGAgggcgttgctatgtaagcagcgCGCGTAACTAAGTAAGGCGCGCTATGCTGCACGACCGCGCGTAGCCGCCATAGTGGCTgcaagtttgtttttttaacaagctCTGCTGGAGCAGCTTTCTATGATGATCAACCCCTCAGTCCCAGTAGTAaagggaagtaaatatggcagcctccctattcctTTCAGTTCAGGGGGGCTTTGAATCATTTCATTTAATGAGAGGAAACACCAATGAAGATGTCAGATAGACACACGGCTGGATGACACGTCTGGGAAAGTCAGCGATGAAGTAGAGTTCACTTTCCCAGAAAAACTCCCCCCCACAACTCAGCACTGACCACATAACTTCACACTAACGCAGTGTGAGAAATACCACCCTTCCTGGGAAACTATTCACAGCTCTCCACATACAGCACGCTAAAAATGCTTTACAGTTCCAGAACCGTTTCATTCTTACTTCACACACgtcatttaaagggaaacttagaGGAACTGCcgcgaaaatcttacaatttaaaacatatacagataagaagtacatttcttcctgagtaaaacgagccataaattacttcgttcctatgttgctgtcacttacagtaggtagtagaaatctgacattaccaacaggttttgggttagtccatctcttcatgggggattctcagcatggcatttattctttataaagacattccctgaaaaagatttatacaaagaagcctccctgctcaccgtaaacgtttttggcagttggacggagcaactgccattcacgaagtgcttttaaaacccatcccccatgagaagatgggcttgtccaaaacTGGTCAGTAATGTccccctgcccctcctcctgggtcCCTCGTACCCTctacccctccagctacatgCTGCAAAAATGTAATTATAGCAGCGGCAAGCGGGGAGCTTACCTCCTTCTCCTACTACTTCCTCGGCTCGCCGcgccactgcctgcaatgccgccctctatactttggagggcggcattgcaggcagtgacacAGTGAGCGGAGGAAGTAGGAGGTAAACTCCCCGCTGCTATACATTACATTTTTGCGGCATGTAGCTGGAGGTGTATCGGGGACGGGGGGCGTCTCTGCTGAccgctgccacccccgtcctgcctgctatacccctccagcatggcggcccccctctctccccacaggctgtgacacagaagcagatccgtttctgtgtccaaatctgcctgtgtggagggggatccgtttttccatagcctgccactacccctgcgtgtatcaggaTCCAGATCCGTTGCGGGAAAATACAGCAAATCCGGACCTTCCGGACAGTTttaaaaacgggtccccgcacacgcagacagatccgttttttagttgggtgaagacagctgctatttttaacattgctatccgtggctccggttttgatcaggttttaaaaacagaaccacggatacgtttccggaccaagtgtgaaccagctcttactgtaagtgacagcaacatcggagaaaagtaatttatggctcattttaccctggaagaaatgaacttcttatttgtgtatgtttacatgtattttaagttttaacattttcgcaacagaggtcctttaggtgaaaataaactgatgagataaatcattgtatctatcctcctactgctAAAAAATTCTGTCCactgctcaagtgggaacacagccttagagTGCTCACAGATATTAATGATTtacctttttttatctatcctcttctggcagagaactgggcttctcagagcaaagtattttatggctgtaattctttatcagtagtccgactgggtcccgactggagaaaatctgtcagttgcatagctcaATATTAActcttaggcagagaaagaagaaaagcatcacagcatattaattagtgtgcttggcactgtacatacatatgtctatctcatcatgtcacatgtcacttaagcaTCCCTTTAAACAGCCTcgcagctttaaagtgtaccagagaccctggtacactttactatacatacctggggcttcctccagccccatgcacggatcactcccacgccgccatcctcagtcttctccctcttctgtaccgggtcccataacatcgcccagtctgacgcaagagaagtgcgctctctacgtatctctccagcagccagagagcgcacttctcttgcatcagactggctgcgactggccaaAGTAACGGGAGCCGGTACCAGAGCTGCGGGAAGACTGAGGAcgtcggtgtgggagcgatccgtgcgtgtggggctggaggaagccccaggtatgtataaatcgttTAGTTTTaaatgtctctggtttcctttaaggcttgTTAACACCACCGGTTTTTATTGAAAGATGCAAAGAGGAATTTACAACTTCGCAAAAATAGCTTCAGTGTCTCCAGTTCCAAAGTCTGTTGATTTCATACTCAGAATATTGACATTTTTGTTGGCGCAGTGAACCCGaggagagagtgatatggaggctgccatatttatttccttttaaacaataccagttacctggcagccctgctgcagtagtgtctgaatcacgccagaaacaagcatgcagctaatcttgtcagatctgacaataatgtcagaaacacctgatctgctgcatgcttgttcagggtctgtggctaaatgtattagaggcagaggatcactaggacttccaggcaatgtgcattgttcaaaaggaaataaatagggtagcttccataaccctctcacctctggttccctttttttttgtcatgtgAATCAATACAGAGGTCCATGGAACATCTTGCCCGGTTGATCCACAGAGGCTTGCAGAGGTTGCGTGCCGTACAGGGGCggagctagaaatcatggggcacCTGTTGGTTGCTGGTGGCCCCTCCCACCGACCCCTTCTTAGCTTATGGCCCCATAGCAATGGTGACCCCTACACCATTGCCGCATAGTGTTTTACAAATGTAAAGTGTTATtagtgtaccgtatatactcgagtataagccgaattTTTAGCACCAAAAAACTGGCcctaaagtgggggtctcggcttatactcgagccaCCAATTAACCTCCGGCCAGTGTGTTGTGTAGAAAAGTGGGCGATAATAGCAATGTGTCCCCCACACAGCACATGAAGAGCTGCGTGCCTCCCGACCCGTCCGGTAAAAAACAGTGGCTGCTTGTACCAATGTCTCCCCCGGCAAATAGAGTAGCTGGGATGCCTCCGTGCAGGAGTGGACAGAGTCCGCTTGTATGTATCCCCCGGCAAATAAAGTGACTGTGTGGCCCCCGTGCAGGAGCGGACAGTGTCCGCTTGTAACAGCATCTCCCCCAGCAAATAAAGTGGCTGTGTGGCCCCCGTGCAGGAGCGGACAGTGTCCGCTTGTAACAACGTCTCCCCCGGCATGTGCAGAGTGATGCGCAGGGAAGCGTATACTCACAGGTTCCCGCTGCCACGATTCATCCGCTTGTCTGTCACAGTCTTGTATGACACTCTTCAGTGATGCATATAAAAGGCGCCACTATAGGGCGTCATAGaaatgaatgctcagtcagggattttatcagggctgataacaagcaggctgagcagtgcaggatgaagcagagagcagggtaggtgttttctctaatgtttccactgatatatatggtaaaatacatgagggtgcttcatctctggttcactgtaAGGTGCACATTAACGATCCAATTTGCCAAACGATCAACCGCATGATTCCATCGTTACGAATGGAAACAATTGTTCAGGCCCACCAATGGAGAGGAAAATTCTAAGCAATCTGATCAGATCTAAAGAATTGTTCCAAATTCAGATCAATGGAACATTGTGGAACGTTTGATAGACCAATCGTTGATCGCAGtattaagacaagacaagacaaataacatttatattgcacttttctccgtgcggactcaaagcgccagagcagcagcaactaggacgcgctctattggcagtagcagtgttagggaaacttgccaaaggtctcctactgaattagtgctggcttactgaacaggcagagacgagattcgaaccctggtctcctgtgtcagaggcagagcccttaaccattacaccatcagccaactgctattAACAGGCATCCAATCGATTACTTgggagattgtaccattaatgggttcCTTTAGGTCATAGGTAAGCAAGCTTTCCCCTTGAAGGACAGGTAGTCAGTATGTTCTCCAAACAACAAAATCAGGCAGAGCACCCCCTGCCCCCCAACAACATGATTGGGCAGAGTGTCTCCCTGGCAATCGAATTGGAGAGTGTGCACCACCAACAATAAGAATTGGGCCCGTCTAACAACAGAATTGGGTGGAGTACCCCCTCCCAAACAACAGAATAAATCCCCGTAGACCGGAACGCTCACATCTGAACACTGATctatttccattttttctttgtcTTTAGAAGAAGCAGATGAAGTGGAGAGACTGGTAACATCAAAAACCGAGTCTTTCCTGTTTGACCACCCAAATCACACGGTCACCGTGACAACCATCAGTGACCTGGATCTTTCTGGAGTGGGCATTCTGCCCCCCAGCAGCCTAGAGGTATATACATTCTATATTATATGTGCAATTATACATGTAAAACTGACCAGTGTATGCTGATgaataaagtgaatgggaaccgcattttaaaaaaatgaagcaaatacttacctaaggaaagggaaggctcatatagagccttccgtctcctctctcggtgccctgtatcctgtgctggctcccccgtttcaatcccccgccgaaagggtatttggaagtcttcgggagccgtgtcctcctgaagacgtgcggctccatactgcacaggcgtgagcgtgcaagagagcgtgcttgtgcaggcgcagtacagggccgcccttcttcaggagcactcgggctccctgaagacttctgaagcctccttcggctgggtaaagcagtatttgactaatttagtgaaatactgctaccgggcgagccagcactggaacgaggggaccatgagaggagccggaaggctttataggacccagagccttccctctccttgcgtaagtatctgtctcattgttttaaatgcggttcccattcactttaaaatgtaatttCTGTGCACTTTTGTTATTATATCGGTATGCTCAGCGTCTGTATGTGCTCATTACATATACTGTGCTGCACAATCAccatttcttaaagtggacctaaactcttgcactggacagaaggaaaacatagagaaatgcaccctgtataggggcccatacattggtcgatttcagcgatcgattgcaaatcaatGCATGATTGAACGGCTGATCGATCGATTTTcagccgatttcgatcaatttgacaTTGAAAATCTAGAtctatggcccatagagttgcattggatgtattggtgcagtaatgcatttagattgattttcaatagatttccaatagatttcagaatgacatgtattggaaatctgttcctagtgtgtggcactcatcagattcctgtcagatttgacctaacaggcatctgacagaaatctatctgatggtcgagtctgctgcaaatctatcagtgtatggccacctaaagcCCCatttacacgatacgattctgtgTGCGATTCAATTACTATTCTATTTACAatacgattaaatccgacatgtccgatcgggattcgattcaattcaatttgccattgttttgcaatggcaaatcgaattgaatcaaatcccgatcggacatgtcggatttaatcggatcgtaaatagaaacgTAATGGAATCGCAcacagaatcgtatcgtgtagcttGGTCTCCCGCAATTCAGGCCGAAAGCCTGGCTAGGTCAGGCATGTGCGGCCAGGGCAGGCTCGTTCCCACATCTTGCTCCCAGGGACGGGAGCGCGACGGGCCACACATGCGCGACTCGGGCAGGCTTTCGGGCTGAATTGCCGGGGCCCTTAGCCACCCGGGGAGACGAAGATGGACAAGCAGCCCTAActgggcttaaaggatacccaaagtgacatgctaagatagacatgggtatgcacagtgcctagcacacaaataactatgctgtgtttctttttttctttctctgtctgaaagagttaaatatcaagtatgtaactggctgactcagtcctgtctcagacaggaagtgactacagtgtgaccttcactgataagaaattctcctttgtacatctttcttgctctcagaagccattttctgctaggaaagtgttttatagttggaatttcttatcagagagggtcacattgtagtcacttcctgtctgagtcagccacttacatacctgatatttaactctttcagacagagaaagaaaaaaaggaacacagcataggtatttgtgtgataggcactgtacatacacatgtctatctcatcatgtcacatattacttcgggtatcctttaggctggtttcacagtggaacgttacaggcacacgttagagcagcctgtaacgcagcccaccgcacagtaatgaaaaatcaatgggctgttcacagtgcggacgttgcgttacattgtaacgctgcgtcacaaggcaacgtactgcatgcagtactttggacgcagcTGAGCCGcggtagactgcttgcacatgctcagtaatcttgtggaggagcggagagcggccaggcacatggctaattaatatgcactgcacgttgtgacgtgtagtgtttacttcctggagcggccgccctgtgcggcgattggccggcgggaccacgtgatgccgcatgcgcacaagagtacgcatcacggcatcactgacgccagagtgagctgcacaacgcggctcactctgacgtccagatccagcaccaccaggcgttccgttagggggacgttatgcgaccttaacgccccctctaacgcaacgtcctggtgtgaaattagccttaaggcTTTACGCATAGTTGACACTACAAATTGCAAGCACTTGTGTGagcgattttgtgaagtgattaccggcatttttgtgcaatttgcggtttttgcaagcgattttttttgtatgcatttttattttgcgattttgtgtgtgCAGACAAACTGGTAGtgcactctttgacccggaactgAATGTC
Encoded here:
- the NOL12 gene encoding nucleolar protein 12; the protein is MGKKRNKKVPISRRELVFDEEKRKEYLTGFHKRKLQRRKAAVEEIKRKIKEEQKRMKDERHKEYMKMLKERVEALEEADEVERLVTSKTESFLFDHPNHTVTVTTISDLDLSGVGILPPSSLEEEKAKDQENSVENPEAPAPKKSRDPFLSKRISNLTKSLHVRSQCKSQKRPPKHQDSKKQPIKTSGRTSKAQRRRQTGRTGRNRE